In one Acomys russatus chromosome X, mAcoRus1.1, whole genome shotgun sequence genomic region, the following are encoded:
- the Slc7a3 gene encoding cationic amino acid transporter 3: protein MRWQALRRFGQKLVRRRVLELGMGETRLARCLSILDLVALGVGSTLGAGVYVLAGEVAKDKAGPAIVICFLVAALSSVLAGLCYAEFGARVPGSGSAYLYSYVTVGELWAFTTGWNLILSYVIGTASVARAWSSAFDNLIGNHISQSLKGTISLNVPHVLSEYPDFFALALVLLLTGLLALGASESALVTKVFTGVNLLVLGFVIISGFFKGDLRNWKLTKEDYCLTMSGPNDTCSLDSMGSGGFMPFGLEGILRGAATCFYAFVGFDCIATTGEEAQNPQRSIPMGIVISLSICFLAYFGVSSALTLMMPYYKLQPESPLPEAFLYAGWGSARYLVAVGSLCALSTSLLGSMFPMPRVIYAMAEDGLLFRVLARVHSRTHTPIVATVVSGVIAAFMAFLFELSDLVDLMSIGTLLAYSLVSICVLILRYQPDQEIKNDEQEVELQEEETLETEKLTLQALFCPVNSIPTLLSGRIVYVCSSLLAILLTVLCLVLTLWTSALCSGDPVWVTVVVLILGPILGIAGIISRQSQNSTPLHFKVPLIPLLPMLSIFVNIYLMMQMTSGTWARFGIWMLIGFAIYFGYGMQHSVEEVKNHQPLPKTRAQTVDLDLTASGIHAI, encoded by the exons ATGCGGTGGCAGGCACTTCGAAGATTCGGTCAAAAGCTGGTTCGGAGACGTGTGTTGGAGCTGGGCATGGGCGAGACTCGCCTTGCCAGATGCCTGAGCATCCTCGACTTAGTAGCCCTGGGTGTGGGTAGCACCTTGGGTGCAGGTGTGTATGTCCTGGCTGGTGAGGTGGCAAAAGATAAAGCAGGACCAGCCATTGTGATTTGCTTTTTGGTGGCTGCTCTGTCGTCTGTGTTGGCTGGACTGTGTTATGCTGAGTTTGGTGCCCGGGTCCCCGGCTCTGGTTCTGCATATCTCTACAGTTATGTCACCGTAGGTGAACTCTGGGCCTTCACCACTGGCTGGAACCTCATCCTCTCCTACGTCATTG GTACTGCCAGTGTGGCCCGGGCCTGGAGCTCTGCTTTTGACAACCTGATTGGAAACCACATCTCTCAGAGTCTGAAAGGGACCATCTCACTGAATGTGCCTCATGTCCTCTCAGAATATCCAGATTTCTTTGCGCTGGCCCTTGTGCTGCTGCTCACTG GCTTGTTGGCTTTGGGGGCAAGTGAATCTGCCCTGGTTACCAAAGTGTTCACAGGGGTGAACCTCTTGGTCCTTGGCTTTGTCATCATCTCTGGATTCTTTAAGGGAGATCTGAGAAACTGGAAGCTCACCAAAGAGGACTATTGCTTGACCATGAGTGGACCCAATGACACTTGTAG CTTGGACTCTATGGGCTCTGGAGGTTTCATGCCTTTTGGCTTAGAAGGGATTCTCCGTGGCGCTGCTACCTGTTTCTATGCCTTCGTTGGTTTTGACTGTATTGCAACCACCG GGGAAGAGGCTCAGAATCCCCAGCGCTCCATCCCCATGGGTATTGTAATCTCGCTGTCCATCTGCTTTTTGGCTTATTTTGGTGTGTCCTCAGCACTTACCCTCATGATGCCTTACTACAAGCTTCAGCCTGAGAGCCCTCTACCTGAAGCATTTCTCTACGCTGGCTGGGGCTCTGCCCGCTATCTTGTGGCTGTTGGCTCCCTCTGTGCTCTTTCCACTAG CCTTTTGGGCTCTATGTTTCCTATGCCTCGGGTGATCTATGCAATGGCAGAAGATGGCCTCCTGTTCCGTGTCCTTGCTAGGGTTCACAGCAGAACACACACCCCCATTGTGGCAACTGTGGTATCTGGTGTTATTGCAg CATTCATGGCATTCCtctttgaactcagtgatctcGTGGACCTCATGTCAATCGGGACGCTGCTTGCTTACTCTCTGGTGTCCATTTGTGTTCTCATCCTCAG ATATCAGCCTGACCAGGAAATAAAGAATGATGAACAGGAAGTGGAATTGCAGGAGGAGGAAACACTTGAAACAGAGAAGCTGACTCTTCAGGCTCTATTTTGTCCAGTCAACTCCATCCCCACCCTCCTTTCTGGCCGAATTGTCTATGTTTGCTCCTCACTGCTTG CTATACTACTGACTGTTCTTTGTCTGGTGCTGACCCTGTGGACAAGTGCACTTTGTTCTGGAGACCCAGTATGGGTCACAGTGGTGGTGCTGATCCTGGGACCTATTCTTGGAATTGCTGGAATTATCTCGAGACAGTCACAGAACTCCACTCCCCTTCACTTTAAG GTGCCTCTTATCCCTCTACTCCCAATGCTGAGCATCTTTGTGAATATTTACCTGATGATGCAAATGACTTCTGGCACTTGGGCCCGATTTGGGATCTGGATGCTGATTG GATTTGCTATCTACTTCGGCTATGGGATGCAGCACAGTGTGGAAGAAGTTAAGAATCATCAACCCCTACCTAAAACAAGGGCCCAAACTGTAGACCTTGATCTTACTGCTTCCGGTATTCATGCCATTTGA